The Phaseolus vulgaris cultivar G19833 chromosome 5, P. vulgaris v2.0, whole genome shotgun sequence genomic interval aagaaatcaatttataacttcttttaaaaaGTTCATATTTTCATACAAAGTTTAACATTTCACTAAAAattattctttcttttattttatctattggGTCAATATATCAGTAATATTTTCATTATCTATTGTGATGGACGGAGgtaatttaacatatttttatcCAACAtctagtaattaaattagatattatttttctaaaaaaaatattattattaaataatttttaaattgatatctaattatctatcaagattttaactaccaattatttaaattataaatttagtataaaaatcttaaaaattatttaataataatagaaattagtttataaaaaaaaaaattaaaataatttttaatttattcattatagcaattaattatttttatatttgaaattggttttttttttttttacagtgATAACATGATGCTGGTGGTGGTGACCAATCATTTTCCAATTTTATGTGATGAATCAGAATATGGAAAGCTTGAACTCTTCAAATGATACTGTTGAACCTGTGTTGCTAATTAATTGTACAAGCAGATAATTGGGTGTTAGGCACCGTATCTATGCTCTGACTTTGATTGCCACCTCTTTTTCTTCACAAACTTCAATCACTCACgtcaaaacaattttcaaagcTTTACTCATTCATCTTTACCAATGCCCTTCACAGGTGAAACGGTACTTTGGTGGCCCCTGCAAAACTCACTGTCACATGCTCCAAGAtcatagaaaaatatataaacaaccAAACTGTTGCAGGTGGATGGGGGAATAATTGTGAAATGGATACACAGTGTAATGAATCATTCTTTATCATGTTGCATAATAAACTAAGAAGCAAGGGTTAATACTTAATAATTTGAGACATGACATGTGACATACCACTTCTAACCCATATGACATATTGCATGATCAGATAACCATTAATGGAGATCATGTTATAATTAGAAACAGGCACCAGAAGTTAAGTGCTAATACCAGTGGACGTGACTTCAAACACTATATGGGCAAATATATGATACTTAATTGCTTAAGTAAGATTTACAAATATCTAGTTACATGTTACAATATTAAAATACCTTAAACTACTCATATCTAATGTCTCTCAATACCCAGAAAACAACATCAACCACTCTTTTTTTCTTAAGAATGTTGTGGTCTGAAGTTTATCTGCAATGTCCCATTGCCTAAAGTTAATGTTGATAACAAATGGGGCCACAAGACTAAGATTTATAATTGAGCAACtagaaaatataatataatatagtcATGTTTTCTTTAtactgaaaatattttattaacagGTAGTTTGGTAaacattgttttaattttatctgATATTCTGATATTTATAACAAGGAACAAGGATTTAGGATAACCAATTCAAAGTGGACGCAATCAAGGGAATGAATGAGTCATTGGATGGTTTCATAGGAGAACATGGACGGCTGTCTACTTTTGGTCTAGCTTTTAGTTTTAGTTAGATCAGCTTTAGATGTGTTaggtaattttataaaaaaattaataagtcACTTTTAAATCTGCTATTTTTTACTACTATGCAAATGTTAAGGACacttgttaaaaataaaaagactaattttttttaatacacaTAAATTAATGAGATTTTaattctttgattgaaaaacaacaattagtaaaattttatattttttggttgaaaattattatatatagtgTGACTCTGCTTCCTATTTTAGTCCATCACTAGCTATtgatattacttttttttcatttttatttatttatgtggcaatattttaattttttttttgtattttaagaTTATAATTTTGGTCCTTTATaactttatttatcaatttataCGTGAATTTTATTGTGTGGTAAAAAAAATGAGAGgatagaataaataaaaaaacttcataACTAACTATttcattaatattaacatgttttattatattttatttctacacacagaaaaattatatttttaaataaatttcatcAACTATCAATTTTGAAAAAGGCGAGTCTTATTATTAGGGTTTTTTTACAAGTTTctttaagaatttaaaaataaataaaaatgctcaataaattaaaattaacttatacacATGtgatctttttttatatataattttatgaaaaaattattttgtaatttataatgataattttaattcataaaaaaatattatagttttttcttcttgttttgtTTCATTCTAAGAGTGGTTACATTCTGGAAGCTCATTAGAATTTGATAAGAGACTGAGTAAAGAGTGGACTCATATAATAAACGTGTTGCTCACTTCCTGTCCTCCCTCCCATAACCCCCAccaaatgttaaaaataatctttcttttaattttaggTATTATAATATTTGTGTGGAGTGTGCAGTGTGCAGTGTATTGAATGCAAACTTTGATTGGTGATGATGGAACCAAGTTTGATGAAGATTGAAAGGAAGAGTCTAGCATATTCAAATGTGTAGGAGACAAATTCATGATATATTTATTGGCTCATGCATTAATTATAGATCAAGttgttgatttttttagttGCCCTTTAACTCACCAATGTAAGATAGATCTACATATAAAAGGTGCTTAGAAAACATTTATGAATTGTAGTGTTGATGACAGGGCCAGCATGTTAATCTATCTTCATAAAATCCCACATGTTCATAAGACAGGGAATAGTACATTAACTTTGAAATTGGTTCAAACAAGTGATAAACAAAGAAATCTATTATTCATGTTTTGCTACATAAAATCAGAATCTATATATCTCTATAAATGAagagtgtttttctttttccatgTTCTTCTCCTGTGGCATGGCTTTGGTAAAAGCAATGGCTTCAAGGTCTCATCAGCCATTGAAACGGCCAATAATTAATCCATTGTACAATTCAATGGGGGTAGGGCTCTGGATTACAATAGAACACATGTGCTGAGACTCCATTTATTGAACACCACTTTCCGAGTTCAACATTTTCAATACCCTTCATTTCAATCTATTTCTGAAAATCAgtttaaacaaattttacagCTTATAAAATCTTTTTGGTATTGTATAACTTAATCATTTTGACACTTGATAAAGTAtctaattttagtaatatttcatatattaaaatatagacactttcatattaaaatataaacactTGTGAGtattaattactaaaataaatataaaataatccataatatatttatgaatttatacctttctACATactttatgatctttatttgaataagaatattttattcccaaatctAATATTAAATTCGGGTTTTAGGAAAGAATGAAGATGATTGGACTAAAGAAGAATAATATAAGCTAAAAGAAGAAAGTTGGAAGGCCTCAAAACGCACAAGTACACGAGAAGTCCAAATCAGCATCAAAGCATCTTGCTCAAACGAGCtcattctcgcttgagcaatAATGCTTCAAAAGCATTGGAAAAAACAATTACGCTTTGCTTGCTCAAGCGAGCTatatctcgcttgagcaagaaAGCGCCAGAAACATTGGGCCTATGTTTTACTTAACGAGCCCATTAGTGTGACGTAAGAAGTCACCTAATcctagcaaattaggttaaataggagcACAACACtggtgtgccagattgagaggaaaatacCATTGAGTGAATTATAACCCAATTGAGGGAATAGGAAAGTGTGTGAAACATTAGAGGAGGCAGTCGTCATGTGTGGGTagttctaccctttgggattgagagtaatttgttcaaactctgatgtattgagatgatattttaaatataatattttgttcttaattgattattgatattattgttTTGCTCCTAATGTattgatctagaatcttaaatctgactagaaagtatttttatggttctgacctaaacaTTAAATTGTTATTAACATCTATTCATAAAGCTAagttataaatatgcgaggaatcgatatttaggtaacaccttaataattttatatgcgaggaatcgatataaatgatttttatacgacATCAATAACAATCAGAAGAGCAAAATATTATAAtgctaataaaaatacaaaagagtgagaaagatgaaactcaatccctatttttccaattgaagcaaaaactctttgatttgttttcttgttaattcttGTCATCATAACAATTCTCAAACCAACTTTAattattctgtttttatatttagtgaatcttttatttgaatattcaacggttccttgtgggttcgatatccgtccttaaggacacattattacttctgatAATGCGAttcacttgccgtaaaaagtcattaAGTTTTTAGCATCGTGGTTGGGGAACAATTTGATTTTTGAGTAtaaattcctaaatattgtaaatattctaactgtttttatttttttaatagttctcaacttttgtttatattagattattgtgtttatatttgttactgtttatattttgttttatttacagatttttttaatttatttattttattatattacataCTTGATTTGATTCTATTTTAATTTGcaaatctgttttaaattttgtttatattgctTTAGTGTGTTTATTTTGtgtattgtttgttttttttatttgcatatttgtttgaatttgtttttatttattatttttatttgtttttaaatttttaagaaaaaaaaatattttgttactgCTAGTGAATCCTTGTGCTAATCTTTGAATTAGCAGttttatatgatattgagaGTTAAATTCCCAAAGACCAAATATTAATTGAATCAAAGATTGAAAGGGTAGTCAAAAGAAACAACAAGACaaagacaaaagaaagacaAGGAGACACTAAAGAGTAATCCTTAACCACTTTTTATTTTcccattaatattttttcaggAGGAAAGCAACATGACAGAAGAACAAGCACCATCTCTTAAGAGGATACTTGGACATTATGTCATGTACCGAGGACCAAgacatttttctagtattgTAATACCTATTACCAATAGGGCCTTGGGGATAAAATATGCTTTCCTTAGTCTCATCAGTACCCATCAATTCACAAAAATGGATCATGAGGATCCATATACACATTTgtctacattttatgaattagtGGGAATAATGGGCTTTGAATCAGGTGatattgaaaatgtttatatgcgcttgtttcctttttcattggTAGGAAAGGCTAAAGAATGGCTCAAATAACTTCTAAATCAGAGCCTCATTAGCTGGaaggatgtagaggaaaaatTTCTGCAAGATTTTTACCAATCActcgctacatcaaagcaaagtctgaaatTTCTATGTTCAAACAAGGAGCAGATGAATCTTTTTGTGAGACATAGAAGAGATTTAAAATTATgcttaaaaaataactaaatcatgggtttgaagatattgtTCAACTGGACATATTTCTTAATGGTCTCAGATCTGACACTAAGATGCTCCTAGATGTTGCAGTTGGCGGCACAATGATGGCTcttgatgtagaacaagcgACAAGGACTATTGATGCATTGTCATCAACTGATTATCAAGCCCAACATGATAGACAAGGTATTCAGAAGAAAAGGTTGTTAGAAAATGCACTCTTgtgtcaaaataaaattctaacacAGCAAATTGAGCAACTAACCAcacaaatggctaaattgccCCAACAATTACATGTTGTTCATTCATCTCAAAGCCAGAGTCATCCAATaaggtgtgatttttgtggaggtgatcatcctaatggtcaTTGTTCTTATCAGAACAATTCACCTGAAGCTAAGGTAAATTACATGGGTAATCAGGGAAGGGAAGGTGGTTTCTTCAATAATCAAGGTCCTttccaacaacaacaacaaccccTATATCCTTCAGATACTGCAGGGTTGAATAAACTTGAAGATACCGTGGAAAAATTCATAAAAGTCATTATGGCCAGTCAAAAGAATAATATGGCAACAATCAAGAATATAGAAATTCAGATGGGACAGATGACCAAACAAATAGCAGAAAGACAAAGTGGTCAGTTTTCAGTCAACGCCCAAACCAACCCAAAAGAGTAGTGTTCCTCTGAAAGTGGTAGAGTAGCAGGAGAAAGGGATGGTAATAACCTAGTggctaaaaaagaaaaaaaaatgagactGATGGGAAGAGAtctgagaaagagagagaaaagaaaagaagtgaggaagaaaaaaatgaaaacaaggaGAGAggtatttttgaaaaagatttatcatatcctcatgctccttaaaaaaaaggataattttgtttttgacaATTCGCTCCCTAGAAATTATTTTGTAGGAAATCTGAAGCACGATTCAACATATGAGAGATTTCTGAAGAATAGGAGCTATATTGAAGAGAGAAATAGAGAGTTGGAGGCTACGGACAGTCTCATGAATAAAAAAGGCTTGCCTAAAAAATTCAAGGACCCAGGAAGTTTTAATCTTCCTGTGTCTATAGGTGTTTTATCTGTGGACAATGCCTTACTGGATTTAGGGACGAGCATCAATTTAATGCCTTTGGAAATGCTAAGGAAGATAGGCGATTTGGATGTTCAACCCACCAAGATGCAACTACGGTTGGCAGACAGATCCATCAAATATCTttatggtgtggttgaagatgttcttgtGAATGTGCAAAAGTTCATATTCCCTATGGATTTTGTTATAATggacatgaaagaagatgaggaggTTCCCTTGATACTTGGCAGACCCTTTATGAAGACTGCTAGAATCATAGTGGATGTTGACAAAGGAGAACTTTAACTTAAAGCTCAAGATGAGGAGGtaacttttaatcttttttatggTCTAAAAAATTTTAATGCAGGGAAAGAATTTGTACAAAAGGATGTAACAAAGGGAGTTGTCCACCTTCAAAAAAACATTcgtcaagctagatgacgttaaacgagcgcttacTAGGAGACAACCTAGTccacattttaattttttgttgttttgttatctttgttttgattttaccTTTCAAAAATTTGGTATTAAAAGAATTTAGAGTCTATTCTTTATTGTTCTATCATCGCACCGTTATAGAATCACTCATAAATCTATAGTCTCACACacctaataaaaatattaataaattaaactttcttaattataaataaatagttcAATGTCTATGCACTAGcgacattttttatattattaatcaaTTAAACAATTTTGTTAACATGATTCTTAAGATAACTATTACTAAAATTAAGAATTTTGTTGGATATTGATTTATAattaaacaataatataaaactgTTTCAcactatttattatatatatataatatatatatatatatatatatatatatattctgacAATATTGGTAATAATTGTTAGTGTCAAAAAGTtttatcatgattttttttttatttagcatCAGCAATATTGTAAAACAGATTGaataaattaatctttaaattgttagaatttttaatacaaaacattcataaattatttttgcaaCTTAGAAAACTATAAAATTGATATGAAGATAGATCATTAGTATATGAGAAGTTTTTTAAGATATAAACTGACTATgcaaaatatttgtatattacCATCTAATTACAATTCATCATGTTTgttgatttttataattaatttaaaagttacagtgaagtattttttttaaaagtaaaaataatcatagaaaaatataactttCTTATTTAGCATACATTTAGTCAGTCTTAAAACACCATTCATTGATGACTTTACCAGTTTTTATGCTTTTATTATACATTCTACCTTAAATACTCCATAGACATAATCGAAATTTGATTCCACATTTTCTAGAATGGCCTAGAATCTAACAACTAATAGCGTGGCCCAACACGTAACTGGGAAGTTGTTAAGTTCTGATCCAACATGTATTTACAAGCATGGGCTTCTTGTCGAACCACTTACTAAAACAGTGTTCACGTTGTGCAGACGTGCAACTGAAAGCTAACTTCATTAGCCTCCAGTTAACATAGAAAAAAGCACGTTTGGTTAGTAATACTGTTGGGAACTCTGCTCACCTCAATAACAATTTGGCAAATTCTCTCTTCACATCCATACATTTTTCTtctacttttatatttttttttaattccaacaaTCCTATTAGGTATTGTATTATGGAGAATCTGATGtatttttcttcatctttattATTTGTGGTGGTTGGTGGTGACTATCGTTAATGTTGGTGATTGAGGTaagttttattgtatttttattagtggtggatgtgtttttattttttttatttttattttttaaaatcacaaaattagAGAATGCTGAATACAATGAACTTTATTGCAATAACTATCACACATATACTTTGATGGAACTATTCTATCAAACTTtgtgattgaaaaaaaaatgaaaatgttaaAACTGAAAGATATTAAAATGTGAGGAGACTAAATAAAAAAGATGATGTTACATTTTTCATTTAGAGTTATCTAAAATTTTTAGAATGATTCAAATGGGAGAATTTTCAGTACCAATTGATATTTTTGTCCCCAACGGGTTTTGGGCCTATTTTGGAATTCTATTTTAGCATGCATTAGATTTTGCTATTGGAACCCCCCTCGTTAAATTTACTAATTTCAAACAATATGTAGATTAAAAGAGTAACCACTTACTAAAATTCCAAAAAAGATTGATTAGTTGtgaaaatgattaaaattaaatttaaaaatatatggaaGTTAATATGAAGTTGGAATGGTTTGAGAGAGGAGAGGTGAGGGTGTGGATCTATAGCTTACAAACCATTGGTTGCTTTCTCATCCAAAAACCAAAACCAAAGATAAGAGGATAAGGCCACGTGGCAAAAACCCACTACCTCTTCTTCCTTCTCACAACCACAACACTAAAACTCTCACCTTTCGCTCACTCTTTCACCTTTCTCCAACGCCATGGCTTCCCCAACACTGTTAACCCCAACCTCCACCCCCAAATCACTCGCCCCTATCAAGCCCAAACCAACAACCGTCGTCTCCGCCACCCTCACCCCAACCACCGGCACCACCCAGCCACGCCGCCGCGAATTCTTGTCCCTGACCGCCTCCCTGGTCTCCTCCGTGGTTCCCCTGGCCCCGGCAGTGGCTTCCTCGGACGATGAGTACGTGAAGGAGACAGAGGACGTGATAAACAAGGTGAGGACGACAATCACCTTGGAGAAGAACGACCCGAACGTGGAGACGGCGGTGGCAGATTTGCGAGAAAGTTCAAACTCGTGGGTGGCGAAGTACCGGAGGGAGAAAGCGCTTCTGGGAAGGGCTTCGTTCAGGGACATGTACTCTGCCCTGAATGCTGTCTCCGGACACTACATTAGCTTCGGCCCAACCGCTCCCATTCCCGCCAAACGAAGAACCAGGATCTTGGAGGAGGTGGACACCGCCGAGAAAGCGCTTCTCAGAGGAAGATGAGTAATGCAAACAACATTTCCTTAATTGCTTCCTTTACTTTTTGTAACATCATTATTCTATTCAAAACTCGAACCACGgcatgtatgtatgtatgtatctATGCAGTCATATCATAGAGTCAAAGTAAAGAATGGAGCCATTTTCCTATTATGACATCATGATGccattattattactataatcCAACCAATCACAATTATTATGCTCTCTAATTCTCTTTTATCTATCTCACTCTCTCTTCCTCACTTCTCATTTTTTATATCAGATTACGTTCTATGGTGTTCTTACATGCAgagacattttttatttttgtccaAACTAGTATCAACCAAACTATATATCATCTATAATACCTATAGTTTttgtcatttatttattttttcatattgtttaattattcatttaagTTTTTTAACTCATTACTCATCACTTCTTATGTTTGTTATTCCATACTATATATTGCTTTAATTTCTctcttaatttatatttagttattttagtCTCTGAAATTTTGGGATTTAAGGACTAAAGTTAATTTAAGGACTAAAGTTAATTTAGAACTATAGTTTCTACTTCCTAAGTATACTAATTAGAACCTTATAAAATAACAAGCTGTAGGTCTGATAAAATATGGTTTAGATagattttactttaaaataatcagttgttttttaagattagtttttatatttcgcatcaatcaattatataatactaaaaataacattttttaaaactataataACCAAAAGATAAAGATTATGaccaaataaataatttagcattCTCATAAATTGAATTTGGGGTGTATGTGATCTTTAAAGATGGGGTCACATGTTCTACAAAATGTTAAGTTAATTAGGTGTATTGTTTTTTGGCTAATGCAAGTTAAGGTTTTTTAACTcaataagttatttttaatttaacattttttagattatttatccattaatttagatttatttGTCGGCTGATATTTATGAAGGTTTTCTCTATTAATATTgctaaaattactttttatagtAAATGTGAGATGGATTTTtccaattaaaatttattaatgtttgtaaaaattatcttttgaaacaCACTACTAGTATTACTTGGTGGTAacttctatatttatttataattgaaatacactactaaaaatttaaatttgataaatctaaactaaaccctaaacacaaatatttaaaaagtaaaataatttagaatgaaattgattaatttttttagaactTTGACAGTTTGTTAAGTTTCTGTCAACTTTCTAATGGTCTATAACAGTTATGTTTTTATgtttcgataaaaaaaaattaactaaatagTTTATTTGTATCTTAGTTATTATCTACATACAATATTCACTATAGACGATTGAACGTGTACAACATGTATTCACTATAGATAATTTAATAAGAATAGTTGATtgcataacaaaattaaaaatttaaattgaatatCTTATTTGTTCTTTgaattatatgttttatttgttattaaaaagatataaaagtgGTTAGTGAAAGTTTCATTATACATTAGATCCTTTGAATGTGTATAGTTTTATTTATGCTAAACAATATGATGAACGTGTTGAATGAGTAATagaatttttattataacaGTTAAATGTAATCTTCTAAGTACATATATCTACTAAAAGCACATT includes:
- the LOC137835472 gene encoding photosystem II repair protein PSB27-H1, chloroplastic; the protein is MASPTLLTPTSTPKSLAPIKPKPTTVVSATLTPTTGTTQPRRREFLSLTASLVSSVVPLAPAVASSDDEYVKETEDVINKVRTTITLEKNDPNVETAVADLRESSNSWVAKYRREKALLGRASFRDMYSALNAVSGHYISFGPTAPIPAKRRTRILEEVDTAEKALLRGR